A single window of Ananas comosus cultivar F153 linkage group 19, ASM154086v1, whole genome shotgun sequence DNA harbors:
- the LOC109725032 gene encoding myb family transcription factor PHL7-like — translation MGPDSGGHHPNNASMAARQRLRWTHDLHERFVEAVTQLGGPDRATPKGVLRLMGVPGLTIYHVKSHLQKYRLAKYIPESSADGMKTEKKDPGDLLSGLESSSGMQITEALKLQMEVQKRLHEQLEVQRQLQLRIEAQGKYLQKIIEEQQRLSGVLAEGPGLSLPSPPASGGDNLPDPDKTDPSTPAPTSESPFQDKALLQDGLLKSQFSHDDDSFSSFREPLTPDSTCHAAGSPSASPDRNPTHERASKRLRGAMAAGHGKNEVVLAHHILESSSGLDFQQHCSVFPAARGGSGGRFSSSSTS, via the exons ATGGGTCCGGATAGTGGAGGACACCACCCAAACAACGCTAGTATGGCCGCGAGGCAGCGGCTACGTTGGACGCATGATCTTCATGAACGCTTTGTCGAAGCTGTGACGCAGCTGGGTGGACCGGATA GAGCTACTCCTAAAGGAGTTCTTAGACTTATGGGTGTACCAGGACTAACCATATACCATGTCAAAAGTCACTTACAG aAATATCGGCTGGCAAAATACATTCCCGAGTCGTCAGCTGATG GTATGAAGACTGAGAAGAAAGATCCTGGTGATCTTCTTTCGGGACTGGAAAGCTCTTC CGGAATGCAAATAACTGAGGCTCTTAAATTGCAAATGGAGGTGCAAAAGCGGCTACACGAACAGTTAGAG GTACAAAGGCAGCTGCAGCTGAGAATAGAAGCCCAAGGCAAGTACCTCCAAAAGATCATCGAGGAGCAGCAGCGCCTCAGCGGCGTCCTGGCCGAGGGCCCCGGCCTGTCTCTCCCCAGCCCCCCAGCCTCGGGGGGCGACAACTTACCTGATCCCGACAAGACAGACCCCTCGACCCCGGCCCCGACCTCGGAGTCCCCATTCCAAGATAAAGCCCTACTCCAAGACGGCCTCTTGAAAAGCCAATTCTCTCATGATGACGACTCGTTCTCCTCCTTCCGAGAGCCGCTGACCCCCGACTCCACGTGCCACGCGGCCGGCTCCCCTTCTGCTAGTCCCGACCGCAACCCTACCCACGAAAGGGCGAGCAAGCGGCTGCGTGGGGCCATGGCCGCTGGGCACGGGAAGAACGAAGTGGTCCTCGCCCACCACATTCTTGAGTCGAGCTCGGGCTTGGATTTTCAGCAGCATTGTTCGGTGTTTCCTGCCGcccgcggcggcagcggcggccggTTCAGTTCGTCGAGCACCTCGTGA